In Novosphingobium resinovorum, the following are encoded in one genomic region:
- a CDS encoding alpha/beta fold hydrolase has protein sequence MLSRRDVARGIGLAGAVSAFPALAAQKAASLPTPPKGQWTRFGELRRAGGVLHYAVIGEPVVGKLPVVLLHKLGGWLSDWRHVAPMLAEGRQVYAFDLPGHGGSRWDGPAPYIQSLGETAALLVGAFDELGFDKVDLIGTSLGGCLAVPLAAFWPERVGKLALVSCALGHRRSLAEIKVAVDDKQGTLFDKNGDPVPTPPELLSKTFGIINTGPINAEGILSRKSAGKWIQPSERGVAITEIAGTMNRIEAPTLLVYGQFDKAYLKFRSAAEAELKRGKTMIVENSGAFVMQDNPPATARVLKAFLDET, from the coding sequence ATGTTGAGCCGTCGTGATGTTGCCCGGGGTATAGGTCTGGCCGGAGCAGTCAGCGCGTTTCCCGCCCTCGCCGCGCAGAAAGCTGCCAGCCTGCCGACGCCCCCGAAAGGCCAGTGGACCCGCTTCGGCGAACTGCGCCGTGCGGGCGGCGTGCTGCACTATGCCGTGATCGGAGAGCCGGTTGTAGGCAAGCTGCCGGTGGTGCTGCTGCACAAGCTGGGTGGCTGGCTGTCCGACTGGCGCCATGTCGCGCCGATGCTGGCCGAGGGGCGGCAGGTCTATGCCTTCGACCTTCCCGGTCACGGCGGCTCGCGCTGGGACGGCCCGGCGCCCTACATCCAGAGTCTTGGCGAGACGGCCGCGCTGCTGGTCGGTGCTTTCGACGAACTCGGCTTCGACAAGGTGGACCTGATAGGCACCTCGCTCGGCGGCTGCCTCGCCGTGCCGCTCGCCGCATTCTGGCCGGAGCGGGTGGGCAAGCTCGCGCTCGTCTCCTGTGCTCTCGGCCATCGCCGCTCACTGGCCGAGATCAAGGTTGCGGTGGACGACAAGCAGGGCACCCTGTTCGACAAGAATGGCGACCCGGTTCCGACGCCGCCGGAACTGCTGTCAAAGACCTTCGGCATCATCAATACCGGCCCGATCAATGCCGAGGGCATCCTCAGCCGCAAGTCGGCGGGCAAGTGGATCCAGCCTTCCGAACGCGGTGTCGCGATCACCGAGATCGCCGGAACCATGAACCGGATCGAAGCCCCGACGCTGCTGGTCTACGGCCAGTTCGACAAGGCCTACCTCAAGTTCCGCAGCGCCGCGGAAGCCGAACTGAAGCGCGGCAAGACCATGATAGTCGAGAACTCGGGCGCCTTCGTGATGCAGGACAATCCGCCTGCCACGGCCCGTGTGCTGAAGGCCTTCCTCGACGAGACGTGA
- a CDS encoding MFS transporter — MTRLDQPGTDRAIGPAVAWVTVGTLFLAQIVSTIDRGMLALVIDPVRRDLSISEMQFALLQGFAFSIFYVTVGLPLGAVADVVNRRRLLIGGIVIWSAATIAGGFAQGFGSMFASRLFIGVGEAVLGPCAVTMISDLFPPHRRGRPMALYVFGSMIAYGLGSLVSGVILDLAPKGVFAGLPIIGELAPWRIAFALVGASGLLIVILLFLLREPARRSDAVTGSEPKLSFAEGLGLLAAQRGVFLPLYGSLALYAMGGSVATGWGAVFLTRAFGYHVGAAGKGLGTSQIAWSVAGALVASVVVDRVGARSGARGRTRLAGALSLLGIPSCLPLLSGSAPLAMVMLGEIMLVSAIYGTTMLSVISEITPTKVRGFAVALYAFVMTIIGASLGPLAVAWLTESVFASPAAVGRSMAIVGLCAFIAASLLAFRAASRITSDQRN, encoded by the coding sequence ATGACGCGACTTGACCAGCCCGGAACGGACAGGGCCATCGGCCCCGCCGTCGCCTGGGTCACCGTCGGCACGCTCTTTCTGGCGCAGATCGTGTCCACCATCGATCGCGGGATGCTGGCTCTGGTGATCGATCCGGTTCGCCGCGATCTTTCGATCAGCGAGATGCAGTTCGCGCTGCTGCAGGGGTTCGCGTTCTCCATCTTCTACGTCACCGTCGGACTGCCGCTGGGCGCCGTGGCGGACGTGGTGAACCGGCGCCGCCTGCTTATCGGCGGGATCGTGATCTGGAGCGCGGCGACGATCGCGGGTGGTTTTGCGCAGGGGTTCGGATCGATGTTCGCCTCGCGTCTGTTCATCGGCGTCGGCGAGGCGGTGCTGGGGCCTTGCGCGGTGACGATGATCAGTGACCTGTTTCCGCCTCACCGGCGCGGACGGCCCATGGCGCTTTACGTCTTCGGCAGCATGATCGCCTACGGCCTCGGCTCGCTGGTCAGCGGGGTGATCCTGGACCTGGCCCCCAAGGGCGTGTTCGCGGGCCTGCCGATCATCGGTGAACTCGCCCCGTGGCGCATCGCCTTCGCGCTTGTGGGAGCGTCCGGCCTGCTGATCGTGATTCTGCTGTTCCTGCTGCGCGAACCCGCACGCCGCAGCGATGCCGTCACCGGGTCGGAGCCGAAGCTCTCCTTCGCCGAGGGGCTCGGCCTGCTGGCGGCGCAGCGCGGGGTGTTCCTGCCGCTTTACGGATCGCTGGCGCTTTATGCGATGGGCGGTTCGGTGGCGACGGGATGGGGCGCCGTGTTCCTCACGCGCGCTTTCGGGTATCACGTCGGCGCGGCCGGAAAGGGCCTCGGCACCAGCCAGATCGCATGGTCGGTCGCCGGAGCGCTCGTCGCCAGCGTCGTCGTCGACCGTGTCGGCGCGCGCTCGGGAGCGCGTGGGCGGACGCGGCTTGCCGGAGCCCTGTCGCTGCTCGGCATTCCTTCGTGCCTGCCGCTGCTGTCCGGCAGCGCTCCGCTGGCCATGGTCATGCTGGGCGAGATCATGCTGGTCAGCGCCATTTACGGAACCACGATGCTGTCGGTGATCTCGGAGATCACGCCCACCAAGGTGCGCGGTTTCGCGGTTGCGCTCTATGCCTTCGTCATGACGATCATCGGCGCCTCGCTCGGCCCGCTGGCCGTGGCGTGGCTGACCGAGTCCGTGTTCGCCTCCCCGGCGGCGGTGGGTCGATCCATGGCGATCGTCGGGCTTTGTGCCTTCATCGCGGCGTCGCTGCTCGCTTTCCGCGCGGCTTCGCGCATCACCTCCGACCAACGGAACTGA
- a CDS encoding NUDIX hydrolase, translating into MLQDEAEFLAGYDAQGYDRPSVAVDLVLMSIVDGAPAALLVRRDEHPHAGSWALPGGFVSVDEDLDSAARRVLADKAHMDGAYVEQLYTFGALERDPRMRVISVAYFALLPADRFAAALEADPALSLARITMPGDGKAQAAGKHGRLSLAFDHAEILGVAMQRLRGKIDYSSLAFALLPERFTLRALQDVHEAILGQSLNKSAFRRRMLDRGWLEPTGERETGASFRPAELFRFRPIIPNA; encoded by the coding sequence GTGCTCCAGGATGAGGCCGAATTTCTGGCGGGTTACGATGCCCAAGGCTACGATCGCCCCTCGGTCGCCGTCGATCTCGTGCTCATGTCGATAGTCGATGGAGCCCCGGCGGCCCTGCTGGTCCGACGCGATGAGCACCCTCATGCAGGCAGTTGGGCGCTGCCCGGCGGGTTCGTTTCGGTCGATGAGGATCTGGACTCGGCCGCGCGCCGGGTGCTCGCCGACAAGGCGCACATGGACGGCGCCTATGTCGAGCAGCTCTACACTTTCGGAGCCCTCGAACGCGATCCGCGCATGCGGGTGATAAGCGTGGCCTATTTCGCCCTGCTTCCGGCGGATCGCTTCGCTGCCGCGCTGGAGGCCGATCCCGCGTTGTCGCTGGCGCGGATCACTATGCCGGGCGACGGCAAGGCGCAGGCTGCGGGCAAGCACGGCCGCCTGTCGCTGGCTTTCGACCACGCTGAAATCCTCGGCGTCGCGATGCAGCGGCTGCGGGGCAAGATCGACTACTCCTCCCTCGCCTTCGCGCTCCTGCCCGAGCGGTTCACCCTGCGCGCCCTGCAGGACGTGCATGAAGCGATCCTCGGCCAGTCGCTCAACAAGTCGGCCTTCCGCCGCCGCATGCTCGACCGGGGCTGGCTTGAGCCGACCGGCGAGCGCGAGACCGGGGCCTCGTTCCGCCCCGCCGAACTCTTCCGTTTCCGTCCGATCATCCCCAACGCCTGA
- a CDS encoding alpha/beta fold hydrolase — MSKILRGYAPSRFGQLHYRIAKCDTPDALPPLLCLHQTPSNSGDWLPVMEPLSAKRTVIAVDTPGYGMSDSPPEPVTIEDFAEIMAQFMTDLAAGGVIQAGQFDVMGFHTGSIIATQLARSLPERVRRAVVFGLAAFPAEQREAKLANLLTAFPPPGPDLAHVEKLWAIIGELSDPRISYEERHISMAECLRLGGRMPWGYISVYRFDFLGAMAEVAQPVLVMNPEDDLWEPTLANSHHYPNARRVDLLGVKHGVLKLENARVVGEIDAHLS, encoded by the coding sequence ATGTCCAAAATCCTGCGCGGCTATGCGCCGAGCCGCTTCGGCCAACTCCACTATCGCATCGCAAAGTGCGACACCCCTGACGCCCTGCCGCCGCTGCTGTGCCTCCACCAGACGCCTAGCAACAGCGGCGACTGGCTACCGGTGATGGAGCCCTTGTCGGCCAAGCGCACCGTGATCGCCGTCGATACGCCGGGCTACGGCATGAGCGATTCCCCGCCCGAGCCGGTCACCATCGAGGATTTCGCCGAAATCATGGCGCAGTTCATGACCGACCTCGCGGCCGGGGGCGTGATCCAGGCCGGTCAGTTCGACGTCATGGGCTTTCACACCGGCTCGATCATCGCCACGCAGCTTGCCCGCAGTCTGCCGGAGCGGGTTCGCCGCGCAGTGGTCTTCGGCCTTGCCGCCTTTCCGGCCGAGCAGCGCGAAGCCAAGCTCGCCAACCTGCTCACGGCGTTCCCGCCCCCGGGTCCGGACTTGGCGCATGTCGAAAAGCTCTGGGCGATCATCGGCGAACTGAGCGACCCGCGCATCTCTTACGAAGAGCGTCACATCAGCATGGCCGAGTGCCTGCGCCTCGGCGGGCGGATGCCATGGGGCTATATCTCGGTCTATCGCTTCGACTTCCTCGGCGCGATGGCCGAAGTGGCGCAGCCGGTGCTGGTGATGAACCCCGAGGATGACTTGTGGGAGCCCACGCTTGCCAACTCGCACCACTATCCCAACGCCCGCCGCGTCGATCTCCTCGGGGTGAAGCATGGCGTGCTCAAGCTGGAAAACGCGCGCGTCGTCGGCGAGATCGACGCTCACCTGAGCTGA
- a CDS encoding LysR family transcriptional regulator → MNLVQLKRMIAIYESGSLRKASKMVGITQPALTLSIRQLEEEFNTSLFERGPNGVRPTEMCEKLVQRARLMLMEEQRILHDLATANRVPKVAVGVHPIIMNDTMSRAMRQFVEQAGHVDMWVREGYTTQLLDLLSSGDLDFAFCGLPEGYADDALEFEPLFKREYAVVAAPDHPVFALTEDDFARGTDFVWAHVSAYETADPIDNDDVVNMLRRFGYGPQSKSVKASSTTFVKAMILHSGMIGMVACEAVADELASGTLKRLAGSEIPAPAFGFITLKDRYETRTVRLLKATIRQWCARKPN, encoded by the coding sequence GTGAACCTCGTGCAGCTCAAGCGAATGATCGCGATCTACGAGAGCGGGAGCCTGCGCAAGGCGTCGAAGATGGTCGGCATCACGCAGCCCGCACTGACGCTCAGCATCCGCCAGCTGGAGGAGGAGTTCAACACCAGCCTCTTCGAGCGCGGCCCCAACGGCGTGCGCCCGACCGAGATGTGCGAGAAGCTGGTCCAGCGCGCGCGCCTCATGCTGATGGAGGAGCAGCGCATTCTCCACGACCTCGCGACCGCCAACCGCGTGCCCAAGGTGGCGGTGGGGGTGCATCCGATCATCATGAACGATACTATGAGCCGCGCCATGCGCCAGTTCGTCGAGCAGGCGGGCCACGTGGATATGTGGGTGCGCGAAGGCTACACGACGCAGCTGCTGGACCTGCTGTCATCAGGCGATCTCGACTTCGCGTTCTGCGGATTGCCTGAAGGTTACGCCGACGATGCGCTGGAATTCGAGCCGCTGTTCAAGCGCGAATATGCCGTCGTCGCCGCGCCGGACCACCCGGTTTTCGCTCTGACGGAGGACGATTTCGCCAGGGGCACCGACTTCGTCTGGGCGCATGTCAGCGCCTACGAGACGGCCGATCCGATCGACAACGACGACGTCGTGAACATGCTGCGCCGGTTCGGCTACGGACCTCAGAGCAAGTCGGTGAAAGCCTCGTCCACGACTTTCGTGAAGGCCATGATCCTGCACTCGGGCATGATCGGCATGGTCGCGTGCGAGGCTGTCGCCGACGAACTGGCGAGCGGCACTTTGAAGCGTCTGGCGGGCTCGGAAATTCCGGCGCCCGCCTTCGGCTTCATTACTCTCAAGGATCGCTACGAGACCCGCACCGTCCGGCTGCTCAAGGCGACCATCCGGCAATGGTGCGCTCGCAAGCCGAACTGA
- a CDS encoding M24 family metallopeptidase yields MLINRDRADTLMDCEDIAVVVASTPINTYYLSSWATDASWGFGDLALAILPRDHALDAAVLTLEVDMGQPQQGQGTWMAVRGYARKPGIGAGGVQAALTAEGLPQNHQEAVAQYLRELGLDRSRVAFEDRGLGLDVNELLGGTIDVVPARDLLRDMRMVKTPAEMANMRAAARKTELSLQLSAEALAAGATCAEAERVFWSAAALAGGRPVFLLITPYRPGFGRLPKNAELQQGDMVTFDATAEFSHYTSDIGRTAVIGEPSPEQLKRYNATRLGWQAALPEFRAGRLSSDVEKAVVASIQAHGNPEFRACGLHSVGLEHTDHPHPGGGMHSFELVDRMVLSCDLPWIGPEIGKFHFEDIIYLDGDTVEILNDADGRLMACIDGRTVRVD; encoded by the coding sequence ATGCTCATCAATCGAGACCGCGCCGACACCCTGATGGACTGCGAGGACATCGCGGTCGTCGTCGCCTCGACCCCGATCAATACCTACTACCTCTCCAGCTGGGCGACCGACGCAAGTTGGGGCTTCGGCGATCTCGCGCTGGCGATCCTGCCGCGCGACCATGCGCTCGATGCCGCCGTGCTGACCCTCGAGGTCGACATGGGCCAGCCCCAGCAAGGGCAGGGCACGTGGATGGCGGTGCGCGGCTACGCCCGCAAGCCCGGCATCGGCGCGGGCGGCGTGCAGGCCGCGCTGACCGCTGAGGGCCTGCCGCAGAACCATCAGGAAGCGGTAGCGCAATACTTGCGCGAACTCGGCCTCGACCGCTCGCGCGTGGCGTTCGAGGATCGCGGCCTCGGCCTCGACGTCAACGAACTGCTCGGCGGCACCATCGACGTCGTCCCGGCGCGCGATCTCCTGCGCGACATGCGCATGGTCAAGACGCCCGCTGAGATGGCCAACATGCGCGCCGCCGCCCGCAAGACCGAACTGTCGCTCCAGCTCTCGGCCGAGGCGCTTGCCGCCGGGGCCACCTGCGCCGAGGCGGAGCGGGTGTTCTGGTCCGCCGCCGCGCTGGCGGGCGGCCGCCCGGTGTTCCTGCTCATCACGCCCTACCGCCCCGGCTTCGGGCGCTTGCCCAAGAATGCCGAACTGCAGCAGGGCGACATGGTGACTTTCGATGCCACCGCCGAGTTCTCGCACTACACCAGCGACATCGGCCGCACCGCAGTCATCGGCGAGCCCTCGCCCGAACAGCTCAAGCGCTACAATGCTACGCGGCTTGGCTGGCAGGCGGCGCTGCCGGAGTTCCGCGCCGGTCGCCTCTCCAGCGACGTGGAGAAGGCCGTCGTCGCCTCGATCCAGGCCCACGGCAACCCCGAGTTCCGCGCCTGCGGCCTCCACTCGGTCGGGCTGGAGCACACCGATCACCCGCATCCGGGCGGAGGCATGCACAGTTTCGAACTAGTAGACCGCATGGTCCTGAGCTGCGACCTGCCCTGGATCGGCCCGGAGATCGGCAAGTTCCACTTCGAGGACATCATCTACCTCGACGGCGACACGGTCGAGATCCTCAACGATGCCGACGGCCGCCTGATGGCCTGCATCGACGGGCGCACCGTTCGTGTCGACTGA
- a CDS encoding MFS transporter, producing the protein MSTDTPAPFPPLRQTLWPMLLLFLAANFYSIDKAIVGVLAEPIKADLGIDDIRMGLLMGLAYSLLSGVCGLWLGSLVDRHVRKRVLGGAIIVWSVSTALGGLAPNFETFFVFRALVGLGEAAVAPAAMSLIADMFPPDRRGRALSAYLIGATIGTALSSVIPGAILAAQVHIALPGYGLVVPWRSAFLLCGIVGPAVGLAFLTIREPVRRGLTAEAKAPARVGEKLAYLGRQRKLVVPLFAGFCLYYLAFVGVTSWTAPLLMRTYGLTLPQIANLLGLGMLIAGVSGYLLGGFAADTRKAGRIGLMAVLPLVALPTAFAGYAPGLGLAIAALATISLTTPMLNVAMNATVQEIVPNDMRGFSYAFLSVVAALPAGAGGPFAIAFVSEKVLGDPSRIAASFVLVVLPCLVLAAACFAAAARAYRSAPADGELARVIGASHL; encoded by the coding sequence GTGTCGACTGACACCCCGGCGCCCTTCCCTCCGCTCCGCCAGACGCTCTGGCCGATGCTGCTGCTTTTCCTCGCGGCCAATTTCTATAGCATTGACAAGGCCATCGTCGGCGTGCTGGCCGAGCCGATCAAGGCCGACCTCGGCATCGACGACATCCGCATGGGTCTGCTCATGGGCCTCGCCTATTCGCTGCTGAGCGGAGTGTGCGGGCTGTGGCTGGGCTCTCTGGTGGACCGACATGTACGCAAGCGCGTGCTGGGCGGCGCGATCATCGTCTGGAGTGTGTCCACCGCGCTCGGCGGCCTCGCGCCGAATTTCGAGACGTTCTTCGTGTTTCGGGCCCTCGTCGGCCTTGGCGAAGCGGCGGTCGCGCCTGCCGCCATGTCGCTGATCGCCGACATGTTCCCGCCCGACCGGCGCGGCCGGGCGCTGAGCGCCTACCTCATCGGCGCGACGATCGGCACCGCGCTGTCCTCGGTGATCCCGGGCGCGATCCTTGCAGCGCAGGTGCATATCGCGCTGCCGGGCTATGGCCTCGTCGTCCCGTGGCGCAGCGCGTTCCTGCTCTGCGGCATCGTCGGCCCGGCCGTGGGCCTCGCCTTCCTGACCATTCGCGAGCCCGTCCGGCGCGGCCTTACCGCTGAGGCAAAAGCGCCCGCGCGGGTGGGTGAGAAGCTGGCCTATCTCGGCCGCCAGCGGAAGCTGGTCGTGCCGCTGTTTGCGGGTTTCTGCCTCTATTACCTCGCCTTCGTCGGTGTGACCTCATGGACCGCGCCGCTGCTGATGCGCACTTATGGGCTGACGCTACCCCAGATCGCCAACCTGCTCGGCCTCGGCATGCTTATCGCTGGGGTCTCCGGCTACCTGCTCGGCGGCTTCGCGGCCGACACCCGCAAGGCCGGGCGCATCGGGCTGATGGCGGTGCTGCCGCTGGTCGCCCTGCCCACCGCGTTCGCGGGCTATGCGCCAGGCCTTGGCCTTGCCATTGCGGCGCTCGCCACGATCAGCCTGACCACGCCGATGCTCAACGTCGCGATGAACGCGACCGTGCAGGAGATCGTGCCCAACGACATGCGCGGCTTCTCCTACGCCTTCCTCAGCGTCGTCGCGGCCTTGCCCGCAGGCGCCGGAGGGCCGTTCGCCATCGCCTTCGTCTCGGAGAAGGTGCTCGGCGATCCATCTCGCATCGCCGCCTCGTTCGTCCTCGTCGTCCTGCCCTGCCTCGTGCTGGCGGCGGCCTGTTTCGCGGCCGCCGCGCGCGCCTATCGCTCCGCCCCGGCGGATGGCGAACTGGCGCGCGTCATCGGCGCCAGCCACTTGTGA
- a CDS encoding cysteine hydrolase family protein, which translates to MSGFVIVVDMQHDFVRSSGALPVPDAEAIVAPMQDWLASLDPREVAGVLMTFDTHVVAEYVGSAEAEQFPIHCQKGTAGWVSVLDVAAIDSAIPLYTLEKGVFDMWQQADLRIRSGQGEEFERDAFFRDLAGRGIDCVTVVGVAADFCVRWAVEGLLTRGFKVEMPASLTRGIGKDAHVVAQELGHEDRLCLAG; encoded by the coding sequence ATGAGCGGTTTCGTGATTGTCGTGGACATGCAGCATGATTTCGTGCGGAGTTCCGGGGCGCTTCCGGTCCCCGATGCCGAGGCGATCGTCGCGCCGATGCAGGATTGGCTGGCCTCGCTCGACCCGCGCGAGGTGGCAGGCGTGCTCATGACGTTCGATACCCATGTCGTTGCGGAATATGTTGGCTCTGCAGAGGCGGAACAGTTCCCCATTCATTGCCAGAAGGGCACCGCAGGCTGGGTAAGCGTGCTCGACGTAGCCGCAATAGATTCTGCCATCCCGTTGTACACACTGGAAAAGGGTGTGTTCGACATGTGGCAGCAAGCGGACCTGCGCATCCGCTCCGGTCAGGGCGAGGAGTTCGAGCGGGATGCGTTCTTCCGCGATCTCGCCGGCCGAGGAATCGACTGCGTGACTGTGGTGGGAGTGGCCGCTGACTTCTGCGTGCGCTGGGCCGTGGAGGGTCTGCTCACGCGCGGTTTCAAGGTCGAGATGCCCGCTTCGCTGACGCGCGGGATCGGCAAGGATGCCCATGTCGTGGCGCAGGAACTTGGCCATGAGGATCGCCTGTGCCTGGCCGGATGA
- the pncB gene encoding nicotinate phosphoribosyltransferase: MVFTDIATRTYNHNWRLDPIVRSLLDTDFYKLLMLQMIRQLHPQVNATFELINRTRSVRLADIIDEAELRAQLDHARSLRFGKKELIWLAGNSFYGRRQMFSPEFIAWLGEFRLPEYELHRRDGQYELRFHGPWTHTMMWEIPALAIINELRSRAGMKGRGRFELDVLYARAKAKLWEKVERLSALPDLVISDFGTRRRHGFLWQRWCVEALKEGLGERFIGSSNVLLAMDADLEAIGTNAHELPMVYAALADGEEAVASAPYRVLEDWQAHYGGNLLIALPDAFGTASFLRHAPEWVADWTGFRPDSAPPIEGGEQIIRWWQDKGRDPRTKLLIFSDGMDIDSIEATYRHFHGRVRMSFGWGTNLTNDFRGCAPFATDDLDPISLVCKVVEANGRPAVKLSDNPAKATGTPAEIERYLRIFGEAGRQTAEVLV; the protein is encoded by the coding sequence ATGGTTTTCACCGACATCGCCACGCGCACCTACAACCATAACTGGCGGCTCGACCCGATCGTGCGCAGCCTGCTCGACACCGATTTCTACAAGCTGCTGATGCTCCAGATGATCCGGCAGCTTCACCCGCAAGTGAACGCGACCTTCGAACTGATCAACCGCACCCGCAGCGTGCGTCTCGCCGATATCATCGACGAGGCGGAACTGCGCGCGCAACTGGACCATGCGCGCTCGCTGCGGTTCGGAAAGAAGGAACTGATCTGGCTGGCGGGCAACAGCTTCTACGGGCGCAGACAGATGTTCAGCCCGGAATTCATCGCGTGGCTGGGCGAGTTCCGCCTGCCGGAGTACGAGCTTCACCGGCGCGACGGCCAGTACGAACTGCGATTCCACGGCCCCTGGACGCACACGATGATGTGGGAAATCCCGGCGCTCGCGATCATCAATGAACTGCGCTCGCGCGCGGGCATGAAAGGGCGCGGCCGGTTCGAACTGGATGTGCTCTATGCCCGTGCCAAGGCCAAGTTGTGGGAAAAGGTCGAGCGGCTCTCAGCCCTGCCCGACCTCGTCATCTCGGACTTCGGCACGCGGCGGCGCCACGGTTTCCTGTGGCAGCGCTGGTGCGTCGAGGCCCTGAAGGAAGGACTGGGCGAGCGCTTCATCGGCTCCTCCAACGTCCTGCTGGCAATGGACGCGGACCTCGAGGCGATCGGCACCAACGCGCATGAACTGCCGATGGTCTACGCCGCCCTCGCCGACGGGGAAGAAGCGGTTGCCAGTGCCCCGTACCGCGTGCTCGAGGACTGGCAGGCGCACTACGGTGGCAACCTGCTCATCGCCCTGCCGGATGCGTTCGGGACCGCGTCGTTCCTCCGCCATGCGCCCGAGTGGGTCGCGGACTGGACCGGTTTCCGCCCCGACAGTGCCCCGCCGATCGAAGGAGGCGAGCAGATCATCCGCTGGTGGCAGGACAAGGGCCGCGATCCCCGGACCAAGCTGCTGATCTTCTCCGACGGCATGGATATCGACAGCATCGAGGCGACCTATCGCCACTTCCACGGCCGAGTACGGATGAGCTTCGGCTGGGGCACCAACCTGACCAACGACTTCCGCGGCTGCGCGCCCTTCGCGACGGACGATCTCGATCCGATCTCGCTGGTCTGCAAGGTGGTGGAAGCCAACGGCCGTCCGGCCGTCAAGCTCTCCGACAATCCCGCCAAGGCGACCGGGACCCCGGCGGAGATCGAACGCTACTTGCGCATCTTCGGGGAAGCCGGGCGCCAGACCGCTGAAGTGCTGGTCTGA
- a CDS encoding LLM class flavin-dependent oxidoreductase, whose product MPDPNQMILATFIHNSGAHPGGWRWPGAPAVDQHDFAHFAHLAQTAERGKMHCYFSGDSQGFPSISGKDAFAATDYAGKLEPTTLLAALAVVTKHIGLIATASTTYNEPYAIARRFASLDHISKGRAGWNVVTSASDGEARNFGRDLNMDHDARYARAEEFVDVAKNLWDSWEDGAILRDRDAARYFDPAKVHELGHKGEHFSVAGPLNVARPPQGHPIIVQAGGSGPGRALAARTADMIFTAASSVEVAKEFRDDMRARAAAFGRNPDHVKIIPSVQLMVRASEAEARRADEELLDLVPEALALRTLSLQLGVDLSHLSVNDRLPDLPETNGGKWVQQSIIRMAREEDLPIGLLARRVVVSRASFSYTGTPEQVADLCENWFRAGAADGFSLSPNYQPGVLEDFVDQVIPILQKRGLFRAEYEGDTLRENLGLPRPENAFVANPALGCEPRMWA is encoded by the coding sequence ATGCCCGACCCCAACCAGATGATTTTGGCCACCTTCATCCACAACAGCGGCGCGCACCCCGGCGGATGGCGTTGGCCCGGCGCGCCTGCCGTAGACCAGCACGACTTCGCCCACTTCGCTCACCTCGCCCAGACGGCCGAGCGCGGGAAGATGCACTGCTACTTCTCAGGCGATTCCCAAGGCTTTCCGAGCATTTCCGGCAAGGACGCCTTCGCCGCTACCGATTACGCGGGCAAGCTGGAGCCGACCACGCTGCTCGCCGCGCTGGCCGTCGTCACGAAGCACATCGGCCTGATCGCCACCGCCTCGACCACGTACAACGAGCCTTACGCGATCGCCCGCCGCTTTGCCTCGCTCGACCATATCTCGAAGGGCCGCGCGGGCTGGAACGTCGTCACCTCCGCCAGCGACGGCGAAGCGCGCAACTTCGGGCGCGACCTGAACATGGACCACGACGCCCGCTACGCCCGCGCCGAGGAGTTCGTGGACGTAGCCAAGAACCTCTGGGACAGCTGGGAGGACGGCGCGATCCTGCGCGACCGCGACGCGGCGCGCTACTTCGACCCCGCCAAGGTCCACGAACTGGGTCACAAGGGCGAGCACTTCTCCGTCGCCGGTCCGCTCAATGTCGCCCGCCCGCCGCAAGGGCACCCGATCATCGTGCAGGCGGGCGGCTCCGGCCCCGGCCGCGCGCTGGCCGCGCGCACCGCGGACATGATCTTCACCGCCGCCAGTTCAGTGGAAGTCGCGAAGGAGTTCCGCGACGACATGCGCGCCCGCGCCGCCGCCTTCGGCCGCAACCCGGATCACGTGAAGATCATCCCCTCGGTCCAGTTGATGGTCCGCGCCAGCGAGGCGGAGGCCCGCCGAGCCGACGAGGAACTGCTTGACCTCGTGCCCGAGGCTCTGGCCCTTCGCACCCTCAGCCTGCAACTCGGCGTCGATCTCTCGCACCTCTCGGTCAATGATCGCTTGCCCGACCTGCCCGAGACCAACGGCGGCAAGTGGGTGCAGCAGTCGATCATCCGCATGGCCCGCGAGGAAGACCTGCCGATCGGGCTGCTTGCCCGGCGCGTCGTCGTCTCGCGCGCCAGCTTCTCCTATACCGGCACGCCCGAGCAGGTGGCGGACTTGTGCGAGAACTGGTTCCGCGCGGGCGCTGCGGACGGGTTCTCGCTCTCGCCCAACTACCAGCCCGGCGTGCTGGAGGATTTCGTCGACCAGGTCATCCCCATCCTTCAGAAGCGCGGCCTGTTCCGCGCCGAGTACGAAGGCGATACCCTGCGCGAGAACCTCGGCCTGCCGCGCCCGGAAAATGCCTTCGTCGCCAATCCCGCGCTGGGGTGCGAACCCCGCATGTGGGCCTGA